Proteins from one Arthrobacter sp. Soc17.1.1.1 genomic window:
- a CDS encoding methylated-DNA--[protein]-cysteine S-methyltransferase yields MTAILTPPTALRGTTTTTVGTPDGPFTVIEAEGTVLASGWTELASELTGQIHPSIRAAAFDPAASSVRPILDAVSRYYDGDFDAIGTVRVRQASGPFRVHAWEVLRAVRPGAPVTYLQYAERAGNPAAVRAAAAACARNAAALFVPCHRIIRTDGTLGGFRWGLPVKQRLLDREAGRAPLV; encoded by the coding sequence ATGACCGCCATCCTCACTCCCCCGACCGCGCTGCGCGGCACCACCACCACGACCGTCGGTACGCCCGACGGCCCCTTCACCGTGATCGAGGCGGAGGGCACGGTGCTCGCCTCCGGGTGGACGGAGCTCGCCTCCGAGCTGACGGGGCAGATCCACCCGAGCATCCGGGCGGCGGCCTTCGATCCTGCCGCTTCCTCGGTCCGTCCGATCCTCGACGCCGTCTCCCGCTACTACGACGGCGACTTCGACGCGATCGGGACGGTGCGGGTGCGCCAGGCCTCGGGACCGTTCCGGGTGCATGCCTGGGAGGTGCTCCGCGCCGTCCGACCGGGGGCGCCGGTCACCTACCTCCAGTACGCCGAGCGTGCCGGCAACCCCGCCGCCGTCCGGGCCGCCGCGGCCGCCTGCGCCCGGAACGCCGCAGCGCTCTTCGTCCCGTGCCACAGGATCATCCGCACGGACGGGACGCTCGGCGGGTTCCGGTGGGGGCTGCCGGTGAAGCAGCGCCTGCTCGACCGCGAGGCCGGGCGCGCTCCCCTGGTCTGA
- a CDS encoding ABC transporter ATP-binding protein, whose product MQPTDQRATLREFFPYLRGHVRVLVVVAAVSLISTGLAIAQPLMVQQLVNAVSAGRAATMFIWLLVAITLGGAVFGAAQSYLLQRTAESVVLGVRRSLVGRLLALPIREFDRRRVGDLMSRVGSDTTLMRSVITSGLFEIVSSVLMFFAAVVLMVLIDPLLFGITLAAVLLGAGGVLFLGRLIRKRSRDVQDAVGSMTAAVERGLSGIRTIKASVAEEREAAVIDVEATMAYRAGIAMARLQAAVQPIMSICIQGAFIVVLAVGGIRVAAGELLLGDLIAFILYLFLLVMPIGSAMSAFVQIQSGLAALDRIQEIARLEPERTDEEQPLPAGPAVPAGAVPAPQPPPRAPAAAASARGTIELRDVSFRYTATDASTGGTAAAGGAAGQAAGQAAGQAAGQAAGRDGRQGPVSPDPLEELDPFEGEPLVLDGVSFSVPAGSRTALVGPSGAGKSTVLALLERFYEPTDGRIIVDGTDLSRIPRSELRSRIGLVEQEAPVLSGTLADNLRLAAPQASDDQLRRVLAAVGLDELGERSDDGLDLNLGEDGIRLSGGQRQRLAWARVILADRPVLLMDEPTSAVDSRTEQLLQRTLGEASRNRTVVVVAHRLSTIADFDQIVVLDQGRVEAVGTHEELLGSSELYRDMAARQRLVAHA is encoded by the coding sequence ATGCAGCCCACCGACCAGCGCGCGACGCTCCGCGAGTTCTTCCCCTACCTGCGGGGGCACGTCCGCGTGCTCGTGGTGGTCGCCGCCGTCTCCCTGATCTCGACCGGCCTCGCGATCGCCCAGCCCCTCATGGTCCAGCAACTCGTCAACGCCGTCTCTGCCGGCCGTGCCGCCACGATGTTCATCTGGCTGCTCGTGGCCATCACCCTCGGCGGCGCGGTGTTCGGTGCCGCCCAGTCCTACCTCCTGCAGCGGACCGCGGAATCGGTGGTCCTCGGGGTCCGCCGGTCCCTGGTCGGCCGGCTGCTGGCCCTGCCGATCCGCGAGTTCGACCGGCGCAGGGTCGGCGACCTCATGTCGCGCGTCGGGTCCGACACCACACTGATGCGCAGCGTCATCACCTCGGGGCTGTTCGAGATCGTGTCCTCGGTGCTGATGTTCTTCGCCGCCGTCGTCCTGATGGTGCTCATCGATCCGCTGCTGTTCGGCATCACCCTGGCCGCCGTCCTCCTCGGCGCGGGAGGCGTGCTGTTCCTGGGCCGGCTCATCCGCAAGCGCAGCCGGGACGTGCAGGACGCCGTCGGGTCCATGACCGCGGCCGTCGAGCGGGGCCTCTCGGGGATCCGCACCATCAAGGCCTCCGTGGCCGAGGAGCGCGAGGCCGCCGTGATCGACGTCGAGGCCACGATGGCCTACCGGGCGGGTATCGCGATGGCCCGGCTCCAGGCGGCGGTCCAGCCCATCATGTCGATCTGCATCCAGGGTGCCTTCATCGTGGTGCTCGCCGTCGGCGGTATCCGCGTCGCTGCGGGGGAGCTGCTGCTCGGCGACCTCATCGCGTTCATCCTCTACCTGTTCCTGCTCGTGATGCCCATCGGCTCCGCCATGAGCGCCTTCGTGCAGATCCAGTCCGGGCTGGCCGCGCTGGACCGCATCCAGGAGATCGCGCGGCTCGAGCCCGAGCGGACGGACGAGGAGCAGCCGCTCCCGGCGGGGCCCGCCGTGCCTGCCGGGGCGGTCCCGGCGCCCCAGCCCCCGCCGCGCGCACCGGCTGCCGCGGCGAGCGCGAGGGGCACGATCGAGCTCCGCGATGTCAGCTTCCGCTACACCGCGACGGACGCGTCCACCGGCGGAACGGCCGCAGCAGGGGGAGCCGCGGGTCAGGCGGCAGGTCAGGCGGCGGGTCAGGCGGCGGGTCAGGCGGCAGGGCGGGACGGCCGGCAGGGACCCGTGTCGCCCGATCCGCTGGAGGAACTGGACCCCTTCGAGGGCGAACCCCTCGTCCTCGACGGTGTCAGCTTCTCCGTCCCCGCGGGCAGCAGGACGGCACTGGTCGGGCCGTCGGGCGCCGGCAAGTCCACCGTGCTCGCACTCCTCGAACGGTTCTACGAGCCGACGGACGGCAGGATCATCGTCGACGGCACCGATCTGTCCCGGATCCCGCGGTCCGAGCTCCGCTCCCGCATCGGCCTCGTGGAACAGGAGGCCCCCGTGCTCAGCGGGACGCTCGCGGACAACCTGCGGCTGGCCGCTCCGCAGGCGAGCGACGACCAGCTCCGGCGCGTCCTCGCCGCCGTGGGCCTCGACGAGCTCGGGGAGCGGTCGGACGACGGCCTCGACCTCAACCTGGGGGAGGACGGCATCCGCCTGTCCGGTGGACAGCGGCAGCGCCTGGCCTGGGCGCGGGTGATCCTCGCGGACCGGCCCGTCCTGCTGATGGACGAGCCGACGTCCGCCGTCGACTCCCGCACCGAGCAGCTCCTCCAGCGGACGCTGGGGGAGGCCTCGCGGAACCGGACGGTCGTCGTGGTGGCCCACCGACTGTCGACCATCGCGGACTTCGACCAGATCGTCGTGCTCGACCAGGGGCGCGTGGAGGCCGTCGGCACGCACGAGGAGCTCCTCGGGAGCAGCGAGCTCTACCGCGACATGGCAGCCCGCCAGCGCCTCGTGGCGCACGCCTGA